Proteins co-encoded in one Marinomonas sp. IMCC 4694 genomic window:
- a CDS encoding bifunctional prephenate dehydrogenase/3-phosphoshikimate 1-carboxyvinyltransferase, with protein MTGIERKKFGNVMVVGLGMIGGSFAKALKERGLATLYGVDRRDGELALGVSTGVIDYPAELSADLVAKMDVIILATPVRAMESVLSELKPLLSEQTLVTDVGSTKGSVVEAARRVFGVVPSNFIPGHPIAGAEKSGVLASNSLLFEKHMAIVTPLPDSNPVLLDRLHRLWRAVGADVVSMDVEHHDHVLASSSHLPHLLAYTLVDALANGDRSQDIFKFAAGGFRDFTRIASSDPVMWRDVFMANKDATLATLDHFTDRLADMRTAIEQGDGASMFGVFTRAKSARDHFLRLLEQRTIGSVKEVRPVSVSVLPASAIKGDIALLGDKSLSHKVITMAALSEGISEIKNVDLTGDVRITMQAFRDMGVVMEEVAKGQLRIHGVGLRGLKAPIAPINVHQSRESLYLLLPVLAGQSFPVTVVGEGKLLNQSMSDVFSLVRQMGGEVTSEVADCLPVSLLPVNRLNVSIVLKTRSERLRMAALLAALYSPISGTVTPTFLGVSHCEVLLQHFTVGIAKSERIFTVTPAPLLASSMVLSGDEYEAAWLVLLANLLPGSDLVINNAGLDSVSFAFLSFLASIGANVSLPDQGGYGLYEGQVQAGFAELKGFSLSAEQSYQFGDVLPLLCVAAAYAKGESCIQGVNALPYYYEDRVLALVEALEQMKIQVTYDSGDLLIKGGVPQGAELDCAGDDKLALAMLALGARSHAITNVNDCQKLLEEFNELESVAMQVGFHCSVAQ; from the coding sequence TTGACAGGAATAGAGAGAAAAAAATTCGGTAACGTCATGGTTGTTGGTCTTGGCATGATCGGTGGATCGTTCGCAAAGGCACTAAAAGAGCGGGGTTTAGCCACCTTGTATGGTGTAGATCGTCGCGATGGGGAGCTCGCCCTTGGTGTGTCTACCGGAGTGATTGATTATCCAGCTGAGCTGTCCGCTGACCTTGTGGCTAAAATGGACGTAATTATTCTTGCAACTCCGGTTCGGGCGATGGAGTCGGTGTTGTCGGAATTAAAGCCTCTTTTATCGGAACAAACACTTGTTACGGATGTTGGTTCAACAAAAGGTAGCGTGGTTGAAGCAGCACGCCGTGTTTTTGGTGTGGTGCCGTCGAATTTTATCCCTGGTCATCCTATTGCTGGCGCTGAAAAAAGCGGCGTCTTGGCGTCTAATTCCCTGTTGTTTGAAAAACACATGGCCATTGTTACCCCATTGCCTGACAGCAACCCTGTCTTGCTGGATCGTCTTCATCGTCTTTGGCGAGCGGTCGGAGCAGATGTGGTCAGTATGGACGTAGAGCATCATGACCATGTGTTAGCTTCATCCAGCCATTTGCCGCATCTTCTTGCTTATACCTTAGTCGATGCGCTGGCAAATGGAGACCGCAGTCAGGATATATTTAAGTTCGCAGCGGGCGGCTTTCGTGATTTTACCCGTATAGCGTCAAGTGATCCGGTGATGTGGCGCGATGTGTTTATGGCGAATAAAGACGCGACGCTGGCCACACTGGACCACTTTACTGATCGCTTAGCCGATATGCGTACTGCGATTGAGCAGGGCGATGGTGCGAGTATGTTTGGTGTTTTTACCCGAGCTAAGTCTGCGCGAGATCATTTTCTTCGACTATTAGAGCAGCGCACCATTGGCTCAGTGAAAGAAGTTCGTCCTGTTTCTGTGTCTGTTTTGCCTGCATCGGCTATAAAAGGCGATATTGCCCTGTTGGGTGACAAATCTTTGTCACATAAAGTGATTACAATGGCGGCGCTCTCAGAAGGAATCAGTGAAATAAAAAACGTTGATTTGACTGGAGATGTGCGCATTACGATGCAAGCATTTAGGGACATGGGCGTGGTAATGGAAGAGGTCGCTAAAGGTCAGCTGCGCATACATGGTGTCGGTCTGCGAGGGTTAAAAGCCCCAATTGCGCCAATCAATGTTCATCAATCCAGAGAAAGCTTGTATTTGTTGTTGCCAGTTTTGGCGGGGCAGTCGTTTCCTGTGACGGTGGTTGGCGAGGGTAAACTTCTGAATCAATCCATGAGTGATGTGTTTTCATTGGTTCGTCAGATGGGGGGGGAAGTGACTTCAGAGGTCGCAGATTGCTTGCCAGTCAGTTTGCTTCCGGTGAATCGGTTGAACGTTTCGATCGTGTTGAAAACCCGTTCTGAACGCTTGCGCATGGCGGCATTATTAGCGGCGTTGTATTCGCCAATATCAGGCACAGTGACGCCAACTTTTTTGGGTGTATCGCATTGCGAAGTCTTGTTGCAGCACTTTACTGTGGGTATTGCAAAGTCCGAGAGGATTTTTACAGTCACTCCGGCGCCTTTGTTAGCCAGCAGTATGGTGCTTTCTGGCGATGAATATGAAGCAGCTTGGTTGGTATTATTGGCCAATTTGCTGCCCGGTTCTGACTTGGTCATTAACAATGCGGGGCTGGACTCTGTATCGTTTGCATTTTTGTCCTTTTTGGCATCGATTGGTGCCAATGTGTCTCTTCCCGACCAAGGAGGTTATGGGCTCTATGAAGGTCAGGTTCAAGCCGGTTTTGCTGAATTGAAAGGGTTTTCATTGTCGGCTGAGCAGAGTTATCAGTTTGGTGATGTGTTGCCTTTGTTATGTGTTGCAGCAGCGTACGCCAAAGGTGAGAGTTGCATTCAGGGTGTCAATGCGTTGCCTTATTATTATGAGGATAGGGTGTTGGCATTAGTGGAAGCGCTGGAGCAAATGAAAATCCAAGTCACTTACGACAGTGGTGATCTATTGATTAAGGGTGGAGTGCCGCAAGGTGCAGAGTTGGACTGCGCTGGTGATGACAAGCTGGCGCTTGCTATGCTTGCTTTAGGGGCTCGAAGCCACGCTATAACGAACGTTAACGACTGTCAAAAATTATTAGAAGAATTTAACGAATTGGAAAGTGTCGCGATGCAGGTAGGTTTTCATTGCTCGGTGGCGCAATAG
- the pheA gene encoding prephenate dehydratase, with amino-acid sequence MSNSKQAVPETLPLLRDRIDSIDSQIQTLINERARCAQKVAEVKLAEQGGEAVVFYRPEREAQVLRRVMERNEGPLGNEEMAKIFRQVMSSCLALEKPMRIAFLGPEGTFTQQAALKHFGKSIISAPMAAIDEVFREVESGAANYGVVPVENSTEGVVNHTLDTFRDSRLKICGEVEERIHHHLLVSPNINADDVTHIYSHQQSLAQCRAWLDRYWPHVERVAVSSNAEAARLAAEAGRSGKAIAAIAGEVACELYGLTKVSANIEDRPDNTTRFLIVGHEDVPQSGKDKTSLLISAKNEPGALYRLLEAFERHGVDMTRLETRPSLMSRWGYIFYIDFVGHHLDDKCRAVIDELRERASEVKVLGSYPVAVL; translated from the coding sequence ATGTCGAATTCTAAGCAGGCCGTTCCAGAAACATTGCCATTATTGCGCGATCGTATTGACTCAATTGACTCGCAAATACAAACCTTGATTAACGAGCGTGCACGTTGTGCCCAAAAAGTGGCCGAAGTGAAACTGGCGGAGCAGGGCGGTGAAGCCGTCGTTTTCTATCGTCCAGAGCGTGAGGCGCAGGTGTTGCGTCGTGTGATGGAGCGCAACGAGGGGCCGTTGGGTAACGAAGAAATGGCGAAGATCTTTCGTCAGGTGATGTCTTCTTGTCTTGCTCTTGAAAAACCAATGCGTATTGCTTTTTTAGGGCCAGAAGGCACTTTTACTCAGCAAGCTGCGCTTAAGCATTTTGGTAAATCCATTATTAGTGCGCCAATGGCGGCCATTGATGAGGTGTTTCGTGAGGTGGAGTCAGGAGCGGCAAACTACGGTGTTGTGCCAGTAGAGAATTCCACAGAAGGCGTGGTGAATCACACGTTAGACACATTTCGGGACTCTCGTTTGAAAATCTGTGGCGAAGTCGAAGAGCGCATTCATCATCATTTATTGGTCAGTCCAAACATCAATGCGGACGACGTTACCCACATATACTCTCACCAGCAATCCTTAGCGCAGTGCCGGGCTTGGCTGGACCGTTATTGGCCTCATGTTGAGCGTGTCGCGGTAAGCTCTAATGCTGAGGCGGCGCGTTTGGCAGCAGAGGCAGGTCGAAGTGGCAAAGCTATTGCTGCGATTGCGGGCGAAGTGGCGTGTGAACTGTATGGTCTTACAAAAGTGTCGGCGAACATTGAAGATCGCCCTGACAACACCACTCGATTTTTGATCGTTGGCCACGAAGATGTTCCACAAAGTGGCAAGGATAAAACGTCCTTGTTGATCAGTGCGAAGAACGAGCCTGGTGCCCTCTATCGTCTGCTTGAGGCGTTCGAGCGTCATGGGGTGGATATGACGCGATTGGAAACGCGTCCGTCATTGATGAGTCGATGGGGGTATATTTTTTATATTGATTTCGTTGGTCATCATTTGGACGATAAATGTCGAGCGGTTATTGATGAGCTTCGTGAGCGTGCCTCTGAAGTGAAGGTGTTAGGGTCTTACCCTGTTGCCGTTTTGTAG
- the serC gene encoding 3-phosphoserine/phosphohydroxythreonine transaminase, which translates to MSRVYNFCSGPAALPEAVLKKAQAEMLDWHGAGVSVMEMSHRSTEFMSILASAKARLTRLLNINEDYDVLFVQGGASTLFAQIPANLAAGFDSACYLDTGAWSSKAIKEAQKYTTVNVVASSKSQNYTTVPEFSSLTLDESAAYLHLCPNETIGGLEFADLPETNLPIVADLSSTILSRNIDVSKYGLIYAGAQKNVGPAGVVICIIRKDLLARCNDSLPTVWNFAHLAENDSMINTPPTFAIYLADLVFEWLEEQGGVDAMEVMNIRKAETLYEYIDQSTFYANPIDPAYRSRMNVPFTLANESLESLFLEESEAAGLRTLAGHRSVGGMRASIYNAMPMEGIEALIDFMRGFEKRHG; encoded by the coding sequence ATGAGCCGTGTATATAATTTTTGTTCTGGTCCCGCCGCGCTTCCTGAGGCGGTTTTAAAAAAAGCACAAGCTGAAATGCTAGATTGGCACGGTGCAGGCGTTTCTGTAATGGAAATGAGCCACAGAAGTACAGAGTTCATGTCTATTTTGGCGTCTGCTAAGGCGCGTTTAACGCGTTTGCTCAATATTAATGAGGATTACGACGTCTTGTTCGTGCAGGGTGGCGCGTCGACACTTTTCGCTCAAATTCCAGCGAATTTGGCTGCAGGTTTTGATTCCGCTTGTTATCTTGATACAGGGGCGTGGTCCTCTAAGGCGATTAAAGAAGCGCAAAAATACACCACGGTCAATGTAGTGGCCTCTTCTAAAAGCCAAAATTACACCACGGTGCCAGAATTTTCCTCTTTAACTCTCGATGAAAGTGCGGCCTATTTGCATTTGTGTCCAAACGAAACCATCGGTGGTTTAGAGTTTGCTGATTTGCCAGAAACGAATTTGCCTATTGTAGCGGATTTATCATCGACTATTTTGTCTCGCAACATCGATGTCAGCAAATATGGCCTGATCTATGCTGGCGCCCAGAAAAACGTCGGGCCGGCGGGAGTGGTCATTTGCATCATTCGTAAAGATTTGCTGGCTCGTTGCAATGACAGTTTACCGACCGTATGGAATTTTGCGCATCTAGCTGAAAATGATTCCATGATAAATACGCCGCCGACGTTTGCTATTTATTTAGCGGATTTGGTGTTCGAGTGGCTGGAAGAGCAGGGTGGGGTTGACGCAATGGAAGTGATGAACATCCGTAAAGCGGAGACGCTTTATGAATACATCGATCAAAGTACGTTTTACGCTAACCCAATCGATCCTGCTTATCGCTCACGCATGAATGTGCCTTTTACACTGGCAAACGAGTCTCTTGAGTCGCTGTTCTTGGAAGAGTCCGAAGCAGCAGGGCTGCGAACCTTGGCAGGTCACCGTTCGGTCGGTGGGATGCGCGCGAGTATTTACAACGCCATGCCAATGGAAGGGATCGAAGCGCTAATTGATTTTATGCGTGGGTTTGAAAAACGTCACGGTTGA
- the gyrA gene encoding DNA gyrase subunit A, whose product MGELAREIIPVSIENELKGSYLDYAMSVIVGRALPDVRDGLKPVHRRVLFAMNELKNDWNKPYKKSARIVGDVIGKYHPHGDSAVYDTIVRMAQPFSMRYTLVDGQGNFGSVDGDSAAAMRYTEIRMSKISHHLLMDLEKETVDFVPNYDGTEFMPEVLPARVPGLLVNGSAGIAVGMATNIPPHNLGEIIDGCLAVIDNAEVTVEELIEHIPGPDFPTGAFINGRAGIIEAYKTGRGRIYMRARHHFEDMEKGNRQSIVFTEIPYQLNKAKVIEKIAELVKEKKLEGISELRDESDKDGMRIVIELRRGENPDVVVNNIFTQTQLQSVFGINMVALVDGRPQLLNLKQILECFVKHRREVVTRRTIYELRRARERGHILEGLAVSLANIDRVIELIRNSPTSAEAKEKIVSESWEPGNVVAMLERAGADACRPDDLEAGYGFVDGAYHLSPDQAQAILDLRLHRLTGLEHDKLLGEYKALIETIGELLNILSNPDRLMEVIREELEEVRDSFGDARRTEILTSRQDLTIADLIDEAPMVVTISNTGYAKSQPLEEYQAQRRGGRGKSSASMKDEDHIEHLLVTSSHDTIMLFSNIGKVYWLRVFEIPVASRGAKGRPIVNLLPLKEGESISALLPLPVVEAAESDDDADDVADEAIVEASSYIFMATANGTVKKTAMQQFARPRSTGLIALSLDDTDELVGVSVTNGDNDIMLVSSSGKTIRFKEADVRAMGRTAAGVRGIRLSEGAKVVSLIVPQEGSAVLMACENGYGKRTLVEDFPVYGRGGQGVIGIQVSDRNGPVIGAAQVDETDEIILITDQGTLVRTRVTEVSCQGRNTQGVTLIRLTNDEHLVGIERVVEDDQVVEDDQVVEDDQVAEDGQDDSVDMSDDDNVVGQAPNDGDESPDVVDTDTE is encoded by the coding sequence ATGGGTGAATTAGCCAGAGAAATTATTCCCGTCAGTATTGAAAATGAACTGAAGGGATCTTACCTAGATTACGCCATGAGCGTTATCGTAGGTCGAGCATTACCTGATGTACGTGATGGGTTGAAGCCTGTTCACCGTCGCGTTTTATTTGCGATGAATGAACTGAAAAATGACTGGAACAAACCGTACAAAAAATCAGCGCGTATCGTCGGTGATGTCATCGGTAAATATCACCCGCATGGTGATTCCGCCGTCTATGATACGATTGTTCGTATGGCACAGCCTTTTTCGATGCGTTATACCTTGGTCGATGGTCAGGGTAACTTCGGTTCCGTTGATGGTGATAGTGCGGCTGCCATGCGTTATACCGAAATTCGCATGTCGAAGATTTCGCATCATCTTCTGATGGATCTTGAGAAAGAAACCGTTGATTTCGTGCCCAACTACGACGGTACGGAGTTTATGCCCGAAGTGTTACCTGCGCGTGTGCCAGGGCTGTTGGTAAATGGCTCGGCGGGTATAGCTGTAGGTATGGCGACTAATATCCCGCCCCATAATTTAGGCGAAATCATTGATGGTTGTTTGGCGGTTATCGACAATGCCGAGGTGACGGTCGAGGAGCTTATAGAGCACATCCCTGGTCCAGATTTTCCTACGGGTGCCTTCATTAATGGTCGCGCAGGGATTATTGAAGCCTACAAAACAGGACGTGGCCGCATCTACATGCGTGCACGCCATCACTTTGAAGACATGGAGAAAGGCAATCGTCAATCCATCGTTTTCACAGAAATTCCTTATCAGTTAAACAAAGCCAAGGTCATTGAAAAAATTGCTGAGCTGGTTAAAGAGAAAAAGCTCGAAGGCATCAGTGAGCTGCGTGATGAGTCTGATAAGGACGGTATGCGTATTGTTATTGAGCTGCGTCGTGGTGAGAATCCGGATGTAGTGGTTAATAATATTTTTACGCAAACTCAATTGCAGTCGGTTTTTGGTATTAATATGGTGGCCTTGGTTGATGGCCGCCCTCAATTACTGAATTTAAAGCAGATTCTTGAGTGCTTTGTAAAACACCGTCGTGAAGTGGTAACGCGTCGTACCATTTACGAATTACGCCGAGCGCGTGAGCGTGGTCATATTTTAGAAGGTTTAGCTGTATCGCTGGCCAATATTGATCGAGTAATCGAGTTGATTCGTAACTCGCCTACTTCCGCGGAAGCCAAAGAAAAAATCGTGAGCGAGTCTTGGGAGCCAGGCAATGTTGTCGCCATGCTCGAACGCGCGGGTGCGGATGCGTGCCGTCCGGATGATCTTGAAGCTGGTTACGGTTTTGTTGACGGTGCATACCACTTATCACCAGATCAAGCTCAAGCGATTTTAGATTTGCGTTTGCATCGTTTAACGGGATTAGAGCACGATAAGCTCCTAGGTGAATACAAAGCCTTAATCGAAACGATTGGTGAATTACTGAATATTTTGTCTAATCCTGATCGTTTGATGGAAGTTATTCGAGAAGAGCTAGAAGAAGTTCGTGACTCTTTTGGCGATGCGCGTCGTACCGAGATCTTAACGTCTCGTCAAGATTTGACGATTGCCGATTTGATTGATGAAGCCCCCATGGTAGTGACCATTTCTAATACTGGTTATGCGAAATCACAGCCACTTGAAGAGTATCAAGCGCAGCGTCGTGGTGGCCGCGGTAAATCTTCTGCCAGCATGAAAGACGAAGATCATATTGAGCATCTATTGGTGACCAGTAGCCATGACACCATTATGTTGTTCAGTAACATAGGTAAGGTTTATTGGTTGCGTGTATTTGAAATTCCGGTCGCAAGTCGAGGTGCAAAAGGTCGCCCAATTGTTAATCTACTGCCATTAAAAGAGGGTGAGTCCATTTCAGCGCTCTTGCCTTTGCCGGTAGTAGAAGCGGCTGAGAGTGATGACGATGCGGACGATGTTGCTGACGAAGCGATCGTTGAAGCCAGCAGTTATATTTTTATGGCGACGGCGAATGGAACGGTTAAGAAGACGGCGATGCAGCAGTTTGCTCGTCCACGTTCAACCGGTCTGATTGCCCTGAGCCTCGACGATACAGATGAGTTGGTCGGCGTGTCAGTCACTAATGGTGACAATGACATCATGTTGGTGTCTTCTTCTGGTAAGACGATTCGCTTCAAAGAGGCTGATGTGCGAGCGATGGGCCGAACCGCCGCTGGTGTTCGTGGTATTCGTTTAAGCGAAGGCGCCAAAGTGGTTTCTCTTATTGTTCCTCAAGAGGGTTCTGCTGTTCTGATGGCATGTGAGAATGGTTACGGTAAACGCACCTTGGTAGAAGATTTCCCTGTGTACGGTCGTGGTGGCCAAGGGGTCATTGGTATTCAAGTGTCTGATCGCAACGGGCCAGTCATCGGCGCAGCTCAGGTAGATGAAACCGATGAAATTATCTTGATTACCGATCAGGGTACCTTAGTGCGAACTCGTGTGACGGAAGTGTCCTGTCAGGGTCGAAATACACAAGGGGTAACGTTGATACGCTTGACAAACGATGAGCATCTTGTCGGTATCGAGCGGGTAGTCGAAGATGATCAAGTTGTAGAAGATGATCAAGTTGTAGAAGACGATCAAGTCGCAGAAGATGGCCAAGACGACAGCGTTGATATGAGTGACGACGACAATGTGGTGGGTCAGGCGCCAAATGATGGCGACGAATCTCCAGATGTTGTGGATACCGACACGGAGTAA
- the ubiG gene encoding bifunctional 2-polyprenyl-6-hydroxyphenol methylase/3-demethylubiquinol 3-O-methyltransferase UbiG, with product MTNTKSSNVDLDEVAKFEALASRWWDKENEFKPLHDINPLRTQYIHERTDGLAGKKVIDVGCGGGILSEAMATLGAKVKGIDMGEAPLAVAKLHKEESNLEIDYEKITAEEIAEREAGQYDVVTCLEMLEHVPDPASVIKACMTLVKPGGHVFFSTINRNPKAYLFAIVGAEYILKMLPKGTHDYAKFIQPAELNNYARRAGLDVIHMTGMTYNPLTKIYKLDDKDVSVNYLMHTQKLDT from the coding sequence ATGACCAACACCAAATCAAGCAATGTAGATTTAGACGAAGTAGCAAAATTTGAAGCTCTCGCAAGCCGTTGGTGGGACAAAGAAAACGAATTCAAACCGTTACATGACATCAACCCACTTCGGACCCAATACATTCATGAACGCACTGATGGCCTAGCCGGTAAAAAAGTCATTGATGTAGGCTGTGGCGGTGGCATTTTATCTGAAGCCATGGCAACACTGGGTGCCAAAGTAAAAGGCATCGATATGGGAGAAGCCCCCCTTGCGGTCGCGAAACTCCACAAAGAAGAATCGAACCTTGAAATCGATTACGAAAAAATTACCGCAGAAGAAATCGCCGAACGTGAAGCAGGCCAATACGATGTGGTGACCTGCTTAGAAATGCTCGAGCATGTACCCGATCCAGCGTCGGTTATTAAAGCCTGCATGACACTGGTCAAACCCGGTGGTCATGTATTTTTCTCAACCATTAATCGCAACCCTAAAGCGTATCTTTTTGCTATTGTGGGGGCAGAATACATACTAAAAATGCTCCCCAAAGGCACACATGATTACGCGAAATTCATCCAGCCCGCTGAGCTAAATAATTACGCCCGACGCGCAGGGCTTGACGTTATCCACATGACAGGCATGACCTACAACCCGCTGACTAAAATTTACAAACTAGACGACAAAGATGTATCCGTTAATTATTTAATGCACACACAAAAACTCGACACCTAA
- a CDS encoding YciK family oxidoreductase, whose product MFDYNAPSQLLKDKVILVTGAGDGIGKVAALTYAEHGATVILLGRTLKKLEAVYDAIETLGHPQAAIVPLNLDGAAEHDYLELANTIESEFGHLDGLLHNASVLGDRTAISTYNPATFEHVMRVNVTSQFLLNQALLPLLEKSDMASVIFTSSSVGRKAQANWGAYAVSKFATEAMMQLLSSELAIKTPNIRVNCINPGATKTKMRASAYPNEDPTALPNAVDIMPLYLYLMGEDSLAVNGQSIDAQ is encoded by the coding sequence ATGTTCGACTATAATGCCCCAAGCCAATTACTCAAAGACAAGGTTATTCTCGTGACAGGAGCGGGTGATGGGATCGGCAAAGTCGCCGCCCTCACCTACGCCGAACACGGTGCCACCGTGATATTACTCGGTCGCACTCTGAAGAAGCTTGAAGCCGTTTACGATGCCATTGAAACGCTAGGCCACCCGCAAGCGGCCATCGTTCCCCTGAACCTAGACGGGGCCGCCGAACACGACTACCTTGAGCTTGCCAACACCATAGAAAGTGAATTTGGTCATCTCGATGGCCTCCTTCATAACGCCAGCGTGCTAGGCGACAGAACCGCTATATCAACTTACAACCCCGCTACATTCGAACATGTCATGCGAGTAAATGTGACCAGCCAATTTCTGCTTAACCAAGCCTTGTTACCATTACTTGAAAAATCAGACATGGCATCGGTTATTTTTACTTCGTCCAGCGTTGGACGAAAAGCTCAAGCAAACTGGGGCGCCTATGCCGTGTCGAAATTCGCCACCGAAGCCATGATGCAGCTTTTATCTAGCGAGCTTGCCATTAAAACACCCAACATTCGCGTAAATTGCATTAATCCAGGCGCCACTAAAACCAAGATGCGCGCTAGCGCCTATCCAAATGAAGACCCCACAGCACTGCCTAATGCCGTCGATATCATGCCGCTTTATTTGTATTTGATGGGAGAAGACAGCCTCGCGGTGAACGGTCAATCCATAGATGCTCAATAA